A single region of the Enterobacter cloacae complex sp. R_G8 genome encodes:
- a CDS encoding ATP-binding cassette domain-containing protein has translation MNGTILSVEHLMMHFGGIRALNDVNLDVQRGSITALIGPNGAGKTTVFNCLTGFYKASGGSIQFTARNKTTNVIQVLGQKFQPGDWINPAQLGQRLFYKMFGGTHLVNRAGLARTFQNIRLFREMSVVENLLVAQHMRVNRNLLAGILNTPAYRRAESDALDRAFYWLEVVDLVECANRLAGEISYGQQRRLEIARAMCTGPEMICLDEPAAGLNPVETHKLSNIIRFLRDHHGITVLLIEHDMGMVMEISDDIFVLDHGDVIARGKPEQIQHDEKVIAAYLGTDESEVNL, from the coding sequence ATGAACGGAACGATTTTAAGCGTAGAGCACCTGATGATGCATTTTGGTGGGATCAGGGCGCTTAATGACGTCAATCTCGACGTGCAGCGCGGCTCGATTACCGCCCTTATCGGCCCAAACGGTGCTGGCAAAACCACCGTCTTTAACTGCCTCACCGGCTTCTATAAAGCGTCCGGCGGGAGCATCCAGTTTACTGCACGCAACAAAACGACCAACGTCATTCAGGTGCTCGGGCAAAAATTCCAGCCGGGTGACTGGATAAATCCAGCACAGTTGGGGCAGCGCCTTTTCTATAAGATGTTTGGCGGGACGCATCTGGTTAACCGCGCCGGGCTGGCACGTACTTTCCAGAACATCCGCCTGTTCCGTGAGATGTCGGTCGTTGAAAACCTGCTGGTCGCACAGCATATGCGCGTTAACCGTAATTTGCTCGCCGGAATTCTCAATACTCCCGCTTACCGACGGGCAGAGAGCGACGCCCTGGACAGGGCCTTCTACTGGCTTGAGGTGGTGGATCTTGTGGAGTGTGCCAATCGCCTGGCGGGCGAGATATCCTACGGCCAGCAGCGGCGTCTGGAAATCGCGCGAGCCATGTGCACCGGACCAGAAATGATCTGTCTGGATGAACCCGCCGCCGGGCTCAACCCGGTTGAAACGCACAAGCTGAGCAACATTATCCGCTTTCTGCGCGACCACCACGGCATCACGGTACTGTTGATTGAACACGATATGGGGATGGTGATGGAGATTTCGGACGACATTTTTGTGCTCGACCATGGAGACGTCATCGCCAGAGGGAAACCCGAGCAGATCCAGCATGATGAAAAAGTGATTGCCGCGTATCTGGGCACCGATGAAAGCGAGGTCAATCTATGA
- the livM gene encoding high-affinity branched-chain amino acid ABC transporter permease LivM, with amino-acid sequence MTSHGFSLKRCLLDAMFSGLIALIIFGPIAGVVLDGYSFNFAGQRLAWMVGTVMVGRFLLSAFLSTAAGARFQARFEADSAGVYVRPPEYKSRLRWVIPLAIALAICFPFVATKYLLTVAILGLIYVLLGLGLNIVVGLAGLLDLGYVAFYAIGAYGLALGYQYLGLGFWSMLPLAAIMAAAAGALLGFPVLRMHGDYLAIVTLGFGEIIRLVLNNWLTFTGGPNGVSAPPPTFFGLEFGRRAKEGGVPFHEFFHLTYNPNMKFIFIYAVLFLVVVLVLYIKHRLTRMPIGRAWEALREDEIACRSMGLNHVLVKLSAFTLGASTAGIAGVFFATYQGFVNPTSFTFFESALILAIVVLGGMGSTLGVVLAAFVLTVTPELLRSFAEYRVLLFGMLMVVMMIWRPRGLIRINRSGFAVRKGVAP; translated from the coding sequence ATGACATCACACGGTTTCTCCCTCAAGCGCTGCCTGCTGGACGCGATGTTTTCCGGGCTGATCGCATTGATTATTTTTGGCCCGATTGCAGGCGTGGTGCTGGACGGGTATAGCTTTAACTTTGCCGGACAGCGACTGGCCTGGATGGTCGGCACAGTGATGGTTGGGCGTTTTCTGCTGAGCGCTTTTTTAAGTACCGCTGCGGGGGCCCGTTTTCAGGCGCGGTTCGAGGCCGACAGCGCGGGGGTATATGTTCGCCCGCCGGAATACAAAAGCCGCCTGCGCTGGGTTATTCCTCTGGCGATCGCCCTTGCGATCTGCTTCCCCTTTGTCGCCACCAAATACCTGTTGACGGTTGCTATCCTCGGGCTGATTTACGTCCTGCTCGGCCTCGGCCTGAATATCGTCGTGGGTCTGGCCGGACTGCTGGATCTGGGGTATGTCGCCTTCTACGCCATCGGCGCTTACGGACTGGCGTTGGGGTATCAATATCTGGGACTCGGATTCTGGAGCATGCTGCCGCTGGCGGCAATCATGGCCGCTGCCGCCGGTGCCCTGCTCGGCTTCCCGGTGCTGCGCATGCATGGCGACTACCTGGCGATTGTGACGCTCGGGTTCGGGGAAATTATCCGTCTGGTGCTGAACAACTGGCTAACCTTTACCGGCGGGCCTAATGGCGTGTCAGCCCCGCCGCCCACGTTTTTCGGTCTGGAGTTTGGTCGACGCGCCAAAGAAGGTGGCGTGCCATTTCATGAGTTTTTCCATCTGACGTACAACCCGAATATGAAGTTTATCTTTATTTACGCGGTGCTGTTTCTGGTGGTGGTGCTGGTGCTTTATATCAAGCATCGCCTGACGCGAATGCCGATTGGCCGGGCATGGGAAGCCCTGCGGGAAGATGAAATCGCCTGCCGCTCCATGGGCCTCAACCATGTGCTGGTTAAACTTTCGGCCTTTACGCTGGGCGCGTCAACGGCCGGGATTGCGGGCGTGTTCTTTGCCACCTATCAGGGGTTTGTGAATCCAACCTCGTTCACCTTTTTTGAATCTGCGCTGATCCTCGCCATCGTGGTGCTGGGCGGCATGGGCTCAACGCTTGGTGTCGTGCTGGCAGCCTTTGTGCTCACCGTGACACCCGAACTGTTGCGCAGCTTTGCTGAGTATCGCGTCCTGCTGTTTGGCATGCTGATGGTGGTGATGATGATCTGGCGTCCGCGCGGGTTGATCCGCATTAACCGCAGCGGGTTTGCCGTGCGTAAGGGCGTGGCGCCATGA
- a CDS encoding ABC transporter ATP-binding protein — translation MSTPMLAFREVDVFYGVIQALKQVTLEVNKGETVALIGANGAGKSTLLMSIFGQPRIRSGQIVFCGEDISHKSTHYVASEGIAQAPEGRRIFPDMTVEENLLMGTIPIGSQFATEDMQTMFDLFPRLKERRKQRAMTMSGGEQQMLAIARALMSRPKLLLLDEPSLGLAPIVVKQIFQTLRELARNGMTIFLVEQNAHHALKLSDRGYVMVNGQIRLSGSGEELLGNQEVRKAYLGGV, via the coding sequence ATGAGCACTCCGATGCTGGCCTTCCGCGAAGTGGACGTATTCTACGGCGTGATCCAGGCGCTGAAACAGGTAACTCTTGAAGTAAACAAAGGGGAAACCGTGGCGCTGATTGGTGCTAACGGCGCGGGTAAATCGACATTACTGATGTCTATCTTCGGCCAGCCGCGTATTCGCAGCGGGCAGATCGTGTTTTGCGGAGAGGACATCAGTCATAAATCGACCCACTATGTCGCCTCCGAAGGCATTGCCCAGGCGCCGGAAGGACGACGCATTTTTCCCGATATGACCGTGGAAGAGAACCTGCTGATGGGGACCATCCCCATTGGCAGTCAGTTTGCGACAGAAGATATGCAAACGATGTTTGACCTCTTCCCTCGCCTCAAAGAGCGGCGTAAACAGCGCGCGATGACCATGTCCGGCGGGGAACAGCAGATGCTGGCCATCGCCCGGGCGCTGATGAGCCGCCCTAAACTCCTGTTACTGGATGAACCCAGCCTCGGCCTGGCCCCGATTGTGGTGAAACAGATCTTCCAGACGCTGCGCGAACTGGCCCGCAACGGGATGACCATTTTTCTGGTGGAGCAGAATGCGCACCACGCGCTGAAGCTTTCTGACCGCGGCTACGTGATGGTTAACGGGCAGATCCGCCTGAGCGGCAGCGGTGAGGAATTGCTGGGAAATCAGGAGGTGAGGAAGGCGTATTTGGGCGGGGTGTGA
- a CDS encoding branched-chain amino acid ABC transporter substrate-binding protein: MSLKLIRTPLSLVLAGCLVTAFSARADIVIGVAGPFTGPNATYGDQYWHGATQAAEDINAAGGINGEKIKLVQGDDACEPKQAVAVANRLVDQDKVNAVVGHFCSSSTMPASEVYSDAGIIAITPGSTNPLITERGMSDMFRMCGRDDQQGQVASDFIIDKLKAKRVVIIHDKDTYGQGLADATKAALAKRGVQDVMYEGLSRGEKDFNALVTKIGAQKPDVVFFGGCHPEAGPLVRQMREQGVQAKFFSGDCIVNEEMVTAAGGPQYTNGIYMTFGKDPRLIPDGKAVIEKFRAGKFEPEGYTLYSYASVQAIAAAFKATGGKDSAKASEWLKANSVDTVMGKKAWDSKGDLKVSDYVVYQWDDKGKYKEVP; encoded by the coding sequence ATGTCGCTGAAATTAATCAGAACTCCTCTTTCTCTTGTGTTGGCCGGTTGTCTGGTGACGGCATTTTCCGCCCGGGCAGATATTGTCATTGGCGTGGCCGGGCCATTCACAGGCCCCAATGCCACCTACGGCGATCAGTACTGGCACGGCGCAACACAAGCTGCAGAGGACATTAACGCCGCTGGCGGGATCAACGGTGAAAAAATTAAGCTGGTTCAGGGAGATGATGCCTGCGAGCCCAAGCAGGCCGTTGCCGTCGCCAACCGTTTAGTCGACCAGGATAAAGTCAACGCGGTAGTCGGCCATTTCTGCTCCTCGTCCACCATGCCCGCCTCCGAGGTATACAGCGACGCGGGGATCATCGCCATCACACCTGGCTCCACCAACCCGCTGATTACCGAACGCGGCATGAGCGATATGTTCCGCATGTGCGGCCGCGATGACCAGCAGGGCCAGGTCGCCAGCGATTTCATTATCGACAAGCTGAAAGCCAAACGGGTAGTGATCATTCATGATAAAGACACCTACGGCCAGGGCCTGGCGGACGCCACCAAAGCCGCACTGGCAAAACGCGGCGTGCAGGATGTGATGTACGAAGGGTTATCCCGCGGGGAAAAAGACTTTAACGCCCTGGTCACCAAAATTGGGGCGCAAAAACCGGACGTGGTGTTCTTCGGGGGCTGCCACCCTGAAGCCGGTCCGCTGGTTCGTCAGATGCGCGAACAGGGGGTGCAGGCAAAATTCTTCTCCGGCGACTGTATTGTCAATGAAGAGATGGTGACCGCGGCGGGTGGCCCTCAATATACCAACGGCATCTATATGACCTTCGGTAAAGATCCGCGCCTGATCCCGGACGGTAAAGCGGTCATTGAGAAATTCCGTGCGGGTAAATTCGAACCGGAAGGTTACACCCTCTACTCCTATGCCTCCGTGCAGGCTATCGCCGCGGCATTCAAGGCCACGGGTGGCAAGGATTCAGCCAAAGCCAGCGAATGGCTGAAGGCGAATTCGGTCGATACGGTGATGGGTAAAAAAGCCTGGGACAGCAAAGGCGATCTGAAAGTCTCTGACTACGTGGTGTATCAGTGGGACGACAAAGGTAAGTATAAGGAAGTGCCGTAA
- a CDS encoding branched-chain amino acid ABC transporter permease: MSTFFLQQLINGLTLGSVYGLIAIGYTMVYGIIGMINFAHGEVYMISAYLCAIGLALLSFFGLQSFPLLILGTLVFTMVVTGVYGWTIERIAYKPLRNSTRLAPLISAIGMSLILQNYAQLSQGPRQQGVPTMLDGVIRLHLGEGFVQITYTKVFILLASFAGMLLLTWIISHTRLGRMCRAVQQDRKMASILGINTDRIISLVFVIGAAMAGLAGVLITMNYGTFDFYVGFVIGIKAFTAAVLGGIGSLPGAMLGGLILGVAEAQFSGMVNSDYKDVFSFGLLVMILIFRPQGLLGRPVVAKV, translated from the coding sequence ATGAGTACATTCTTCCTGCAACAGTTAATTAATGGCTTAACGCTGGGCTCCGTCTACGGACTGATCGCCATCGGGTATACGATGGTGTACGGCATCATCGGGATGATTAACTTCGCCCACGGCGAAGTGTATATGATCTCTGCCTATCTCTGCGCGATTGGCCTGGCGCTGCTCTCCTTCTTCGGCCTGCAGTCATTCCCTCTGCTGATCCTCGGCACGCTGGTATTCACCATGGTGGTCACCGGGGTCTATGGCTGGACCATCGAACGCATTGCCTATAAACCGCTACGCAACTCCACCCGTCTGGCGCCGCTGATCTCCGCCATCGGCATGTCGCTTATCCTGCAAAACTACGCGCAACTGAGCCAGGGGCCGCGTCAGCAAGGGGTTCCCACCATGCTGGATGGCGTGATTCGTCTGCATCTGGGAGAGGGGTTCGTGCAGATCACCTATACCAAAGTATTCATTCTGCTCGCCTCCTTTGCCGGGATGCTGTTACTCACCTGGATAATCAGCCATACCCGGCTGGGACGAATGTGCCGCGCGGTACAACAGGATCGAAAAATGGCCTCCATTCTGGGGATAAATACCGACAGGATTATTTCACTGGTATTTGTCATCGGCGCGGCAATGGCCGGTCTGGCGGGTGTGCTCATTACCATGAATTACGGCACTTTTGATTTCTACGTCGGGTTTGTCATTGGTATCAAGGCCTTCACGGCCGCGGTGCTCGGGGGGATCGGCTCTTTGCCCGGCGCGATGCTCGGCGGGCTGATTCTGGGGGTGGCGGAAGCCCAGTTCTCCGGCATGGTGAACTCGGACTACAAAGATGTGTTCTCGTTTGGGCTGCTGGTCATGATCCTGATTTTTCGTCCTCAGGGGCTGCTCGGCCGCCCTGTTGTGGCCAAAGTGTGA